In the Planctomycetaceae bacterium genome, AAACACCCATTCTCCAGCCGCCTGCCAGCGAGCCGGCGGCCAGCAGCGCCAGGCCCTGAACCCACAACCAGAATGCGAACGTCTTTTCGAAGAACTGCATCATCGGGCGACCGGTCAGTTCCGGGATATAGCGGCGTGACAGTGTCTGGACGTCTTCGTCTTTGCGTTTCACAAACAGCCACAGAATGTGTGACCACCACGGCCCTTCCAGAGGTGAATGCGGGTCGCCGTCCTGATCGGATTTCTGGTGGTGCAGACGATGAGTCGCGGCCCACGTCATGGGGGATCCTTCGCCGGAAAGACAACCGGCAAGCAGCACAAAGAACTCCGCGGGTCCGCGCAGTTTGAACGACTTATGAGCCAGGTAGCGGTGATATCCCAGGCAGATGCCGACGCTGCAGGTCAGCCAGTGGAAGGCAATGCACACGAACAGGCCGGTCCAGGAAAAGAAAAACGGTGCCGCAAGGCAACCCAGATGCACGGTGATCAGAAATCCCGTCACGACCCAGTCGATGTTGTCAAACCGAAGCGCGTTTCGGGAGAACGCCCGCTTTAATGTTTCTGAATCCTCTTTCGCCTGACGCCGACGAGCTTCAACGTCAGCCGGGATGGAATTTGGCACACCGAGCGTGGAAATCGTACTTGTCATTTCGTGGCTGCTCTTGCTGGTGACCGGCCGGAAAATTCGACCGGTCCGATGTTTGAATCCGGCGGGACCCGTTGAAAGTCATCCGTGACTGTTCTCATGAAACGGCTCCGTCGGCAACAACCATAAGAGCGTTATCGTCGGGCCTCAACCCGGCTGCGTCCCGTGCTCGTCAAACATTCGTCAAAGGCATGTCAATGACGCAAGTGCCTGTTTGCCAATGGGTTGTGAGCCTGTCTTGATGCCCGGACGGGCCGCGGCTCAGTCCGGCGTTCTCAGATTCCGGAGCATCAGCGGCCGGCGGATTCCCGCATGAGCCGTCCGGCGATATCAACTTTCGCCGCAGGCTGATAGACTGGTACGGCAATCGGCAGAAACCGCCCGTCTTTCGGAAGATGTTGTTCCCGGCGCGCGATCGTCCCGAGCGGAGCGTCACGTAAATCCATCGCGCCAGGCGCACCCGGGAACAACAGTTTTCCGCGTGAGGGCGCGATATTGCCATGGTTGTAACTGGTTTAGAATCGAATGCCGGATCTCAGAAGAAAGGTGAAGGAGAACTTGATGACGACTCGATCATGCGGATTTTTGGCACTGGGAGTCTTGCTGTCGATTCCAGGCATCAGCGGTTGCGGTGTCGCGGAACAGGAACAGAAGCTGCCGGTGATGCAGACAACAGCCTCTGAACACGGCCACGGTCATGGCCACGCTCACCCGGAATCACTGCCTGAGGCGATCGCCGAAATCAAGGAGCTGCGGGACACCGTGCGTGACGCGTTCGCCAAAAACGACCACGACGCTGCTCACGGCCCCATGCATGACGTCGGGGACCTGTTGGGACACATCACGGAGCTGGCGGCCAAGGCGAACCTGACCGACGAACAGATGGCGACAATCAAGGCGTCGACGGAAGAGCTGTTTGACGCATTTGGGGCAGTGGACAAGGCAATGCATCCCGGTAAAGATGAGAATGCTGATCCGGCTGCCGCCTGGAAGGAAGTCGCAGGGAAGATCGACGCCGCCATTGACTCGCTGGCTGCCGCGTCTCCCGCGGCAGAAGGACACGCTGAGCATGACGATCATTCGGACGAACATGCGGATGCGGATTCCCATGACGCTGATTCCGGACAGTAGGAGATCCGGACATGAAAACGCTTGCAGGTGAGTTGGTGATCGTGGCGTCGATCGCGATGTCAATTGCCGGCTGTAGCGGCGAGTCAGCAGATTCCGAACTGCTGGCTCTGCGCAGAAAGTTCGTAGTCGAAACACCGGCCTCCGAGATCGTATCCATCGAAAGCGTGCGCTCGGAACTGCAGGCGGGAGAACGTGAATGGGGCAGTGAAATCGTTTTGCGCGGCAGAATCAATGCCGGGGATTTGTCGCCATGGGAACCGGGAAAGGCAGCGTTTGTGCTGACAGACGCCACCGGCCATGACGATGACGACGACCACGATCCGCA is a window encoding:
- a CDS encoding fatty acid desaturase, with the protein product MTSTISTLGVPNSIPADVEARRRQAKEDSETLKRAFSRNALRFDNIDWVVTGFLITVHLGCLAAPFFFSWTGLFVCIAFHWLTCSVGICLGYHRYLAHKSFKLRGPAEFFVLLAGCLSGEGSPMTWAATHRLHHQKSDQDGDPHSPLEGPWWSHILWLFVKRKDEDVQTLSRRYIPELTGRPMMQFFEKTFAFWLWVQGLALLAAGSLAGGWRMGVSLLVWGMCVRMVAAYHATWFVNSATHLWGYRNYDTRDHSRNLWWVAVLAYGEGWHNNHHAHPSVAPAGHKWWEFDMTWWAIRMLQAVGLAYDVKDKIPAGRKANDVDPEATSVIITAHESAA